The DNA sequence ACCGGTTCTGACCAGTACCTCGGTAGTGGCCAGCCCAGCAACTTCGGTGGATACTCCAACACCGAGGTAGACGGTCTTCTCTCAGACCTCGAGACCGAGCTGGACCCTGCGGCTCAGACCGAGATCCAGGTTGAGGTCGAGAAGCTGGTGTGGGATGACGCTTACGGCGTCACCATCTTCCAGTTCCCCGGAATCACCGTCTGGAACAACTCAGTAACGAACGTGGACCCGAGTCCGCTGTCGCCGACCTACTTCTGGAACTTCTGGGAGTGGGCACCGACAGACTCCGAGTAACTTCTCGGTAGCGCTCACGAGTGGGCCGGGCCTAGTGCCCGGCCCACTTGCGCGAACGTCGTTATGCCGCTCAGCGGCGCTGTTTTTGTTCCGTTATGCATGCCCCCGAAATGAGGATCTCCGGTGCTGACCTTTGTCGCCAGGCGCCTTGTAGCCACTCTTTTAGTTCTCCTAGTGGCTTCATTTATCGTCTATGTACTTACCGCCAATTCCGGTGATCCGCTTCAAGAACTTCGGGGCAGCCGAGATCCCAGCGCTCAAGATCAAATTGCGTACTTGAGCGGCCTTCTCAATCTCGACCAGCCACCCGTACTTCGCTACTTCACCTGGCTAGGAGGAGTGGGGGCCTGTTTCATCGGCCAGTGTGACCTTGGGATTTCGGTCGCGCGAGGCGAACAGCCCGTGATCGAAGCCATCGGGGGAGCACTCGGTTCCACTCTCCAACTGGTTCTTGCCGCAACCATCCTCGCGATCGTCATCGGCGTCGCGATAGGAATGACAACCGCACTTCGTCAGTACAGCGGTTACGACTACGTCGTCACTTTCCTCACCTTCGTCTTCTACTCACTCCCCATCTTCTGGGTTGCGGTGCTCCTCAAAGAGTTCGGCGCTATTCAGTTCAACTCGTTTCTCGGCGACCCCGTTATCCCGTGGTGGTCGATTCTCATCATCGGTCTGGTGATGGGCTTCATCGGCTCTTCGATTGTTGGTGGAGAGTTGCGAACGCGGGTCATTTCTTTCGTCAGCGTTGGCGGCGGTATTGCCGCGTTGCTTATCCTTCTCGATGTCACTCGCTGGTTCGAAAGCCCCTCGATCGGCTTCGTCGGTATAGCGCTGATGTCTGTGGCGACGGGCGCGGTCGTGCTCTTTACTTCCACCGGCTTCCACAACCGTCGTGCTTTGGTCGCCGTGGGAATCATCGTTGTTCTCACTGTCATCTTGAGCTGGCCGTTCCAGTTCCTCTTCTACTACGTCAACAGCCCGTGGACCGTGCTGCTCGTTCTCGCCATTCTGGTGGGCCTCGGCCTGCTCGTCGGCTTCTTCGTGGGAGGCGATGGCAAAACTGTCGTAGCCAGAACCGCAGCCATCGTCGGTGGCCTCGGTGTGCTGCCGCTCGTGCTCGACCAGATGTTTATCCGCTGGGATGAGTACGTGGCGCGCATCCCGCTCAGCAACGGTGTGATCGCCACGATCGGTGCCTCAACCCCCGCGATTCGGCGGGTGGATGACACGTGGCTGAACATGCTCGACTCCCTCACCCATATGCTCCTGCCCACCATCGCGCTCATGATCATCTCGCTGGCGGCCTACACGCGCTACGCTCGCGCCAGCCTGTTGGATGTCATGAATCAGGACTACGTGCGCACCGCTCGCGCCAAGGGTCTCGGGGAACGAACCGTCGTCATGCGTCACGCGTTCCGCAACGCCATGATCCCGATCGCTACCATCATCGCGCTCGACTTCGGGGCGGTGATCGGTGGTGCCGTGATTACCGAAAGAGTCTTCGCCTGGCAGGCGATGGGCTCCCTCTTCAATGAGGGGCTCCACCGCGTCGACGTGAATCTGGTGATGGGGTTCTTCCTCGTCACGGGCATCCTCGCCGTTATCTTCAACGTTATTGCCGACCTCTTGTACTCGGCCCTTGACCCCAGAATTCGGGTGAGCTGATCATGACCGATAAGAAGCCCGTCGCCGACGAACAGTCGGTAGGCCAAGAACTCAGCATTGAACAGCGCGCAACAGTAGGGCTCAGCCAGGGCGCGATCGTGCGCCGCCGTTTCCTGCAGCACCGCGGCGCCGTGATCTCGGTGTTCGTGTTGCTCTTCCTCGTGCTCCTCGCGTTTACTTCGGTGGGTACCGTTCTTGGTGGCACTGGAAAACTCACCCCGGATCCCACCGGCACACGCCTCATTGTCGATGGGTTCCGCATCCCCGGTTGGTGGGGTGCCACGTGGTGGGAACGCTACGACATCGTGCTCCCCGGCGGCGCTCCTACTTTCACGTGGTGGCCGTTTAGCTTTGGCGAGCATCCCTTTGGCCAAGACAACACGGGTAAGGATGTGTTCGCGCGTGTCATGCGCGGAATGCAGCAATCGCTCAACGTCGTCTTCATCGTCGGCATCATCTCGACCGTTATCGGCGTCGTTCTCGGTGCTCTCGCTGGGTACTACCGCGGTTGGGTTGACCAGCTCATCATGCGACTGACCGACGTCATTATCATCGTTCCGCTGCTCATCCTCGGTGCCGTTCTCGGCCAGACGATCGGTGGTGACGCGTTCTTGTTGGCTGTCATGATCGGGCTCATCGCCTGGACCGGTATGGCGCGACTCGTGCGTGCGGAGTTCCTGAGCTTGCGCGAACGCGAGTTCGTGGATGCAGCCCGGGTTGCCGGTGCCAGCGACTTCCGCATCATTTTCCGTCACATCCTGCCCAACACCGTCGGCGTGATCGTCGTCAGCGCAACGCTGCTCATGAGCGCCGTGATTTTGCTCGAGACCTCACTGAGCTTCCTCGGGTTCGGCATCACTGATCCTGATATTTCGCTCGGTCAGATCATTAGCCAATACAACGAAGCATTCAAGACGCGACCGTGGCTGTTCTGGTGGCCAGGTCTCTTCATCGTGGTGATTGCGCTGTGCATCAACTTCATCGGCGACGGTCTGCGCGATGCGTTCGACCCTCGCCAGAAGCGCGTGCCCCGTAAACGCGGGTTTGGTTCCGAGGTCGGCAACTTCTTCAAGGCCTACATTCCCGGCACACGTCCCGGCGACGGAACCGTAAACAAGTGAGAACGAGTGAGCTAGCCGAGCGTCGAGACGAAGACCAAGGCCGTGAGCGCAACGAGAGCCGCGATGGTGCGCCAGTGCCACGTGACTCGCAGCTTCGTGAATTCGCTCGTGGCGACATCCAGATGCCCATCGTCGCGCAGTTGCTCCCAGTGGGTGCGGATGACATGGGCCGCTTGGCCAGAGTCAGACGTGATCAGGTCGCCGGGTCGCACCGTGCCGGCCAGGTAGCTCGACTCGGGCAGGTTCGCACCGTCTTGACGCACGGCCGAGAAGACCGAATGGCGACCGGGTGCGGGCGCAGCCCACGCTGTAACGGTGCCGTGCGGAGTCTCGAGAGTGAGCGCATATTTGGTGTCGATGCGACGGATTTCTGGCCACGCGACCTCGATAGTGCGCAAAACGTTGCGCACGCTGACGCCGGCGGCAGTCACATAAACGTTGGGGCGCCAGAACATCGCCCACGTGAGCAGCGAGAGGAGCCCAAAGATGGGCGCCACTTGCAGGGCATCCAGCCAGCGACCTTGAATAGCCGTGATGACAAGGCCCGCCGCGAAGGCAGCAATGACGATGATCGAAAGTACGCGCCCGAATCGCGAGTGCAGGGTGAAGTTTGGCGACACGGAACTATGTTCCCACGAGCACACCGCATCCAGGGCGAAAGGCGAAACTCCTGATGACTGAGACGGCTATGACTGAGACAACAACGAAGACTCCCGCAATTGAGGTCACGAACCTCGGTGTCGACTTCTGGGTTGAAGGCGAGTGGGTTACCGCTGCCAAGAACGTGAGTTACTCGCTGCAGGGTGGCGAAGTTCTTGC is a window from the Salinibacterium sp. NK8237 genome containing:
- a CDS encoding ABC transporter permease; this translates as MASFIVYVLTANSGDPLQELRGSRDPSAQDQIAYLSGLLNLDQPPVLRYFTWLGGVGACFIGQCDLGISVARGEQPVIEAIGGALGSTLQLVLAATILAIVIGVAIGMTTALRQYSGYDYVVTFLTFVFYSLPIFWVAVLLKEFGAIQFNSFLGDPVIPWWSILIIGLVMGFIGSSIVGGELRTRVISFVSVGGGIAALLILLDVTRWFESPSIGFVGIALMSVATGAVVLFTSTGFHNRRALVAVGIIVVLTVILSWPFQFLFYYVNSPWTVLLVLAILVGLGLLVGFFVGGDGKTVVARTAAIVGGLGVLPLVLDQMFIRWDEYVARIPLSNGVIATIGASTPAIRRVDDTWLNMLDSLTHMLLPTIALMIISLAAYTRYARASLLDVMNQDYVRTARAKGLGERTVVMRHAFRNAMIPIATIIALDFGAVIGGAVITERVFAWQAMGSLFNEGLHRVDVNLVMGFFLVTGILAVIFNVIADLLYSALDPRIRVS
- a CDS encoding PH domain-containing protein; the encoded protein is MSPNFTLHSRFGRVLSIIVIAAFAAGLVITAIQGRWLDALQVAPIFGLLSLLTWAMFWRPNVYVTAAGVSVRNVLRTIEVAWPEIRRIDTKYALTLETPHGTVTAWAAPAPGRHSVFSAVRQDGANLPESSYLAGTVRPGDLITSDSGQAAHVIRTHWEQLRDDGHLDVATSEFTKLRVTWHWRTIAALVALTALVFVSTLG
- a CDS encoding ABC transporter permease — encoded protein: MTDKKPVADEQSVGQELSIEQRATVGLSQGAIVRRRFLQHRGAVISVFVLLFLVLLAFTSVGTVLGGTGKLTPDPTGTRLIVDGFRIPGWWGATWWERYDIVLPGGAPTFTWWPFSFGEHPFGQDNTGKDVFARVMRGMQQSLNVVFIVGIISTVIGVVLGALAGYYRGWVDQLIMRLTDVIIIVPLLILGAVLGQTIGGDAFLLAVMIGLIAWTGMARLVRAEFLSLREREFVDAARVAGASDFRIIFRHILPNTVGVIVVSATLLMSAVILLETSLSFLGFGITDPDISLGQIISQYNEAFKTRPWLFWWPGLFIVVIALCINFIGDGLRDAFDPRQKRVPRKRGFGSEVGNFFKAYIPGTRPGDGTVNK